DNA sequence from the Streptomyces canus genome:
TGGCTGTGGCCCTGTTCGTGGAGCAGGCGGGCCAGGTCGGCGGCCACTTCGGACTCGCGGCGGCCGGTGAATCGTACGGAGAGGATCTCCTCGTACACCACGTCCGCCGCCGCTGCCGCCGACGCGAGGCGGGTCACCTCGTGGTCGTCCTTCACGGCGCGCAGTAGCGGGAGTACGACGGTCAGGGGGCGGTAGGTGGTGAGGGGGAGGGCTTCCTGGAGGCCCAGCAGGTGCAGGGCCCAGGTGGTGTCGGCGACGCCGTAGCGGCCGTTGGGGAGCAGGAGGCCGGTGGCTGCGGAGTAGGGGTCCTGGCCGTCGCGCCAGTCGGAGATGCGGACGGCGTCCGCGCCGGGTGCTGCCTCCGCGTCGGGGCGTTCGAGGGACGGGACCAGCAGACGGGGTTCGGATCCGGGGGTCAGGACGAGGAGGGTGAGGCGTTCCGTCGTCGCGGTGGGGCGGTAGCCGCAGAGCCACGTCAGGTCGGGGCCGGGGGTGATGAGCAGTCCGGACAGGCGGGTCTCGGCCGCGTCCCTGGCCGCCCTGGTCATACGGGTCGCGTAGTCCTCTTCCGTGAAGGGGGCGGGGGTGTCGTCCATGGGGCTCCTCCGACCGCTGCCGTCGTCCGGTTCATCGTCCGAGGAGTGAGGTGCGGGGTGCCCGGGGGCGTAGGCCGACCGGGTGAGGGTTCAGGCCGCCCCGGGGCCGAGTGAACGCTCCGTCACCCGGGCCAGATGGTGGTGGAGGACCTCGCGGGTGTCCGGGGTCAGCGTGCGCAGCGCCACCAATGCGGTGATCACCACGTCGCACAGCTCACCCTGCACGTCCTCCCAGGTGTGGCTGACACCCTTGCGAGGGTTCTGGCCGATCGCCCCGATGACGGCCTCGGAGACCTCGCCGACCTCCTCGGAGAGCTTCAGCATGCGCAGGAGGAGGCCTTCGCGGCCGCTCACCGGCTGATCCGTCTCCAGCCAGGCCCACAGGGCGTCGACGGACTTCCAGAGGTCCGGAGAGGGCATGCCGTGATCACTCATGCGGAGCAGCTTCCCACGGCGCGGGGTCCCGCTCGGCTACTCCCCGAACAACGCCTCCTCCTCGTCGAACAGCGCCGTCTGGGCGTCATCGCCCCCGCTCTCCTTCTCCCGCAGTCGCAGACCCCGCGCCCCCACCACCGCCGCGGTCACCAGCCCCGTCGCCGCGAGGGCCACCGGCACCATCCATCCCCGGTTGACCGTGTGGCCGAGGGCGTGGTCCAGGGAGATCCGGCCCGGCCCCGTCACCGCCAGGCCCGCCGCCGTGAGACCCAGCGTGGCCGCGTACTCGTAGCCGCCGCCCGCGTTGAAGAAGCCGTTGGGGGCGTGTACCGCGGACGCGCCGGCCATCGCGCCGGCCGCCGCCGCGCCCGCCGCCGGGGTCGCCAGGCCCAGTGCCAGCAGGGTGCCGCCGCCCGCCTCGGCCAGCCCCGCCGCCGTGGCGCTCGCCCGGCCCGGTGTGTAGCCGACGGACTCCATGAACTGGCCGGTCCCCTCGATGCCGCCCCCGCCGAACCAGCCGAGCAGTTTCTGCGCGCCGTGGGCGGCCAGCACACCCCCGGTTCCCAGCCGGAGGAGCAGCAGGCCCAGATCACGTCGGTCGTATGCGGTCACGATGACTCCCAGCGCAAGAAGTGGAACGAGACCCCCCTCGCGTTTCCACCGTCGCACCGCTCACACCTGTCCGGAATGCTCGAGCGGCCGTTCGGGTGGCGGCCCCGGGGGCGCGGTGTGAGTCTGGCTGGCATGACGATTCAGACCGCCAGACTCAGCGACCCGGCCGTCCGCGCCTTCGTCTCCGCCGTCAACGCCCATGACCGCGAGGCCTTCCTGTCCCTGCTCGCGCCCGGCGCGACCATGGCGGACGACGGCAGCGACCGTGACCTCGACGAGTGGATCGACCGGGAGATCTTCTCCTCCCACGGCCACCTCGACGTCGACAAGGAGTCCAACGGCGGCCGTTCCCTCCTCGCCCACTACAGCAACGACACCTGGGGCGAGATGCGCACCCGCTGGGACTTCACGGTCGCGGAGGACGGCAGGATCTCCCGCTTCGAGACCGGCCAGGCCTGAAACCCCGAGAACCCCCTTGCCGGACCCCTTGCCCTGAAGCGCACTTCAACTCCTAGCGTTCAGGCATGGAGATCACACGCACTCTCGGTCGCTCCGGCATCGAGGTCAGCGCTCTCGGCTTCGGCTGCTGGGCGATCGGCGGCGAATGGCAGGACGCGGACGGCCGGCCCCTCGGCTGGGGCAAGGTCGACGACGAGGAGTCCGTACGGGCGGTGCACCGCGCCCTCGACCTCGGCATCACCTTCTTCGACACCGCGGACACCTACGGCGCCGGACACAGTGAACGGGTGCTCGGACGGGCGCTGGGCAAGCGCCGGGACGACGTCATCGTCGCCACCAAGTGGGGCAACGTCTTCGACGAGGAGACCCGCACCCGCACCGGCGTCGACGACACCCCGGCCCACGCCCGCCGCGCCCTCACGGCGTCCCTCGACCGGCTCGCCACCGACCATGTCGACCTGTACCAGCTGCACCTGAACGACCTGGACCCCGAGCGCGCGGCCGAACTCCGGGACCTGTGCGAGGAGTTCGTGGGTGAAGGGCTGATCCGCGCCTACGCGTGGAGCACCGACGACCCGGCCCGCGCCGCGGTGTTCGCGCAGGGGGAGCACTGTACGGCCGTGCAGCACGCGCTCAACGTGTTGCAGGGCACGCCCGAAATGCTCTCCCTGTGCGAGAAGTTGGGCCTGGCCAGCATCAACCGCAGTCCCCTCGCGATGGGGTTGCTGGCCGGCAAGCGCCAAGGGCCCAAGGACGCCGGCGACATCCGCAGCAAGCCCCCGGCCTGGCTCCAGGGCTTCGGCGACGGTACGTCCGCCGATCCGGCGTGGCTGTCCCGCATCGACGCGCTGCGGGAGATCCTCACCAGCGAGGGCCGCACCCTGGCTCAGGGCGCCCTGGCCTGGCTGTGGGCCCGGAGCCCGCGCACGATCCCGATCCCCGGCTTCCGGTCGGTGGCCCAGGCGGAACAGAACGCGGGGGCGATGGAGAAGGGGCCGCTCACCGCGGGGCAGCTGACCGAGGTCGACAGCCTTCTGGGACGGTGAGCGGCCCCGCC
Encoded proteins:
- a CDS encoding aminopeptidase P family protein, coding for MDDTPAPFTEEDYATRMTRAARDAAETRLSGLLITPGPDLTWLCGYRPTATTERLTLLVLTPGSEPRLLVPSLERPDAEAAPGADAVRISDWRDGQDPYSAATGLLLPNGRYGVADTTWALHLLGLQEALPLTTYRPLTVVLPLLRAVKDDHEVTRLASAAAAADVVYEEILSVRFTGRRESEVAADLARLLHEQGHSQVVTVVASGRNSADPHHRTGERTLKKGDMVILDFGGLKDGYASHLTRTVHVGEPTEEERTVHDLVRTAQQAAFEAIGPGATCQEIDRGARRWIEDAGYADYAAERTGHGIGVTAHEPPYLTGNEETFLVPGMCFSMGPGVRLPGRFGVRVADVVTCTADGGRRLNATDRGMAIVA
- a CDS encoding MazG-like family protein; amino-acid sequence: MSDHGMPSPDLWKSVDALWAWLETDQPVSGREGLLLRMLKLSEEVGEVSEAVIGAIGQNPRKGVSHTWEDVQGELCDVVITALVALRTLTPDTREVLHHHLARVTERSLGPGAA
- a CDS encoding DoxX family protein, whose product is MTAYDRRDLGLLLLRLGTGGVLAAHGAQKLLGWFGGGGIEGTGQFMESVGYTPGRASATAAGLAEAGGGTLLALGLATPAAGAAAAGAMAGASAVHAPNGFFNAGGGYEYAATLGLTAAGLAVTGPGRISLDHALGHTVNRGWMVPVALAATGLVTAAVVGARGLRLREKESGGDDAQTALFDEEEALFGE
- a CDS encoding nuclear transport factor 2 family protein — translated: MTIQTARLSDPAVRAFVSAVNAHDREAFLSLLAPGATMADDGSDRDLDEWIDREIFSSHGHLDVDKESNGGRSLLAHYSNDTWGEMRTRWDFTVAEDGRISRFETGQA
- a CDS encoding aldo/keto reductase, giving the protein MEITRTLGRSGIEVSALGFGCWAIGGEWQDADGRPLGWGKVDDEESVRAVHRALDLGITFFDTADTYGAGHSERVLGRALGKRRDDVIVATKWGNVFDEETRTRTGVDDTPAHARRALTASLDRLATDHVDLYQLHLNDLDPERAAELRDLCEEFVGEGLIRAYAWSTDDPARAAVFAQGEHCTAVQHALNVLQGTPEMLSLCEKLGLASINRSPLAMGLLAGKRQGPKDAGDIRSKPPAWLQGFGDGTSADPAWLSRIDALREILTSEGRTLAQGALAWLWARSPRTIPIPGFRSVAQAEQNAGAMEKGPLTAGQLTEVDSLLGR